TATCTGCCGGCGCTCAAGCGGGTCAAGCGCATCGCCAGCAGCAACAAATCGGGCCCATTCATGGGCAGCGAGTTCGCCTATGAGGATTTGTCCTCGCAGGAAATCGAGAAGTACACATACAAGTACCTGCGCGACGAAACGCTGGACGGCGAGCAGGTCTTTGTCATCGAGCGCTATCCCACCGACGAAAACTCGGGCTACACCAAGCAAATCGTCTGGATGGACCAGGCCGAGTACCGCCCGCGCAAGATCGAGTTTTACGACCGGAAGAATTCGCATCTCAAGACGCTGACGCTGCACGAGTACCAGGAGTATCTGGATGACTACTGGCGCCCGGGTCGGATGGAAATGGTCAATCACCAGACCGGCAAGTCGACCACGCTGAAATTCGAGAACTACGCGTTCCAGGAAGGCCTGGACGACCGCGATTTCGACCAGTCAGCGCTGAAGCGCGCTCGCTAGGCCCGATCATGAGTACGACGAAATTTGCCGACCTGATCGGCGGGATGACGGCTGCCCCGGAACAATCGCTGACATTCAGCGAAGACTGGAGCCAGGGCCGGGCCATTTACGGTGGGCTTGTCGGCGCGGTGCTGTACCAGGCCATGCGCGGTCAGGTACCCGCCGAGCGCGACCTGCGTGCCATGACGGTGGCATTTGTCGGCCCGGTCGCACCGGAGACCGCCACCGTGACCAGCACCGTGTTGCGGCAGGGCAAGTCCGTCACCCAGATGGAAGCCCGGATCATCCAGCATGACCAGGTCTGCGCCACCGCCACGGCCAGCTTCGGCGGCGGCCGGGATTCCGACATCGTGATCCCGGGCACCGCCCGCCCCGAGGCCCCACCACCCGACCAGGGCCTGCAACTGCCGCAGATCCCGGGCATGACCCCGGTGTTCCTCCAACACTATGACCTGGTCTGGACGCAGGGGGGCGTGCCGTTCTCCAACACCCCGCAGCCCGACTTCGCGGGATGGTGCCGCTACCGGGACCCGGTCGGTCAGGGCGACGCGGTTCTCATCGGCCTGCTCGATGTCTGGCCGCCCAGCGTGTTGCCCATGCTCAATCGGCCGGCACCGGCCAGTTCCATGACCTGGTCCTTCGACCTGCTCAACCCACCCGGCGACGCCGGCGCGGGGGATGACTGGTGGTACTACGACGTCCACACCCAGGGCGCCCGGGACGGCTTTGCCCAGGCCGATGCCCGCCTGTGGAGACCCGATGGCCAACTGGCCGCGGTCAGCCGCCAATCGGTTGTGGTGTTCGACAAGCGCTAGAAAAAGGGTGCTGTCGCGGAGTAACGACAGCACCCACTCCTTTTATAACAAGCACTTAGGCGCTTTCCCGGCCTCGGCGTTGCCGTCGGGCAACAGTTCTGAGCCCGCATGGGGCGCTCGATCGGGCGAGGCGCGCCCGATCCCTGAATTAATTCTTACAATTCAACGTTTTACATCATCTGGCATCGCGATTGCGCCCACGGTGGCGTCGATGCGAACAGGCATCGGCCTTTCATCCCAATCGAAGGACGAGGCAGATGAACAACAGCAAGCACACAGACAGCCAAACACCCGCCCGCCGCCTGACACGCGGGCTGGTCGTAGTGGGCCTGAGTGTCTCCCCGCTGGCGCTGGTCGCCGCACCCATCGGCCATCACGACACCCATCATCCGGTGCTCAGCGCAGCCGGTGATGACGTCGAATCCGGCAGTGAACGGAGTTTCACCGGCGCCGCCTATGACGCGTTTCTAGAGGGTCGCCTGGTCACCGCTTACACGGTCAACCAGAGCCTGAACCCGTTCGATCTGGACGTGAACGTCCACAAGCAAAAGGCCACCATCGGCGGGACGGTCGAGACCGAAGTCCAGCGTGATCTGGCCATCGAAATCGCCTCGGGCATGGACGCCATACTCGACGTGGACGACGAAATCGCCGTTGAGCCCGAGCTGGACACCCAAGCCCGGCAGGACGATGGCTTCGGCGACACCATGGACGATGCCAGCACGACGGCTGCGGTGAAGACCCGCCTGCTGGCCAATGACTCCACCAGTGGTTTGAGCATCGATGTCGACACCAACGATTCGGTCGTGACCTTGACGGGTCGTGTCGAGTCCGATGCCGAGGCCGAGCTGGCCAAGCAAATCGCCTACAACACGGACGGCGTACACGATGTGATCGACAAGCTCACCGTGGAAGACGCCACGTCCTAAGCGTAGCGCCTGGCAGCCACTGCGCTGTCGTCGGGCCGGGGCGTCTCCGGCCCACCCCTTTACGAATCGCCGCTGCGCCCGGCGCGGCGGCCCCTGCTTTCATTTCAATGGAGTGACAACATGAACATGACGTTCAAGACACTACTCGCCTCAGGTTTGGCCGCAACGCTTTGCGCACCCGCTGCGCTGGCCCAACAGGCCGACTTCGACCCCTACGGCTACGTCGGTGCAGACATCGGCTATTTCCGCGTCGAATCCGAGGAATTCCCCGACGATGACGACAATGTCGAAGACAACCGCACCAGCTATCGTCTGCGTGTCGGCGGTCGCCTGACGCCCGTGATCGGCATCGAAGGTGGTTACACCGACTTTGGCGACTATGACGAGGGCGCTGCAACCTACACGGCCGACGGCCTGACGCTGGCCGGCGTGCTGCACATCCCGCTGGGCGAGCGGGCTTCGGTGTACGGCAAGCTGGGTGAGCTCTTCTGGGATGCCGAAGCCGAGGGACCGCTGGGTGGTCGCGCGACCACGGACGGCGAAGACGTCTTCTACGGTGTGGGCGCGAGCCTGCCGCTGGGTGAAGTCGTTGCGCTCAACCTCGGTTACGAGCGCTACGCCCTGGACGACACCGATGTCGACCTGGCCGCCGTTGGCCTCGACTTGCAGTTTGGTGGCAGCCGCTACTAATTCGCTCAGGCCAAGATGAACAGCGCCCCATGGCAATCCGCCATGGGGCGCTTTGTTTTGGGCGGTCGTTCGCTAGCGGATCGGGCCGCCGCGTCCACCGGTTGGGTCGATCAGACCCGCACCACCGGCGGGCTGTTGACCCGGCACGACGATGGAGGACTGCTGCTCGCGCCGCATCTGATTAATCTCCTCGATGGTCTGCTCGAGGGCGGCGCGCGCCGCATCACCGTACTGCGCCACTGCCTCGGCCAGCGTCGGACCCGGCAGTTCAAAATTCAGCGGCAGGGCGCCACCCGGCGTGTACACACTGGCCTGACCTTCGAACAGCACCGGCCGGGACGCATCATCCTCGCCATCCACGGTAATCGGAACCAGCTTGCGAATACCGCCAGTCTTGCGGTCGCTGTACACCTCTTCACGGTAAAGACTGCTGTCGTCGAGCTTGAAATCGGGGAGTTCGGGCTGCTGTGCCATAGGTTGCCTGTACTGATGCGGTCAAGTGAGAAGGCTGCATACGGTAGTCGATTCCACCTCGACAGGTCATGCGACCGGCAACTCCAAGGACCGACACCCACGTTCGTCGGTCCAGGGCGGCCGTTCAAGGCACGACTGAGACCACCTCGACAAAACTTGACGCGGCGTTGACAAAGCGTTGTGCAGGGTGGGAACCATCCTGACGGCTGGGGAGCCGAGTGGGGTGGTACCAACCGCTAGTTGGCGGACTGTAGCGAAAGCTCGGTCCGCTATTTTTTTGTGTCCGAACTTGGACGCCGGGCTCAAAGCAACGGCTGCTGCGTTAAGATGTGAGGGCTTGGGACAAAGATCCCAGCCGACTACAACATCCCCCCGGCGCAGACCTGCCCGGGCGGTGCAGGAGACAACAATGCGACACTCGATTCTAGGCGCCAGCACGCTGGCCGCCGCACTGCTGTTGACCAGCGGCTGCGGCAGTTCCCAACGGATCGGCGACAACGCCGGGGGTGACGATCCGGTCACCGGCACCCTGACCTATGACGCCCAGATCAAGCGGGGCTCGTTCGGTGTCCCCCATATCACCGGGAATGATTACGGGGATATCGGCTACGGCTATGGATATGTCCACGCAGAAGACAATCTCTGCGTACTGGCCGAGGACCTGATCACCATTCAGGGTGAGCGCGCGCGTTACTTCGGCCGCGACGGCACGTATACGCTCCAGGCCAATGGCAATACCTCCAACAACGTCGAATCCGACTTTTTCTGGCGCCATGTCGCCACCGCCGAGCGCGTCGCCGCACTGGCCGCTGACGCCAGCCCGGAAGCTGCCGCCGCCACGGCGGGCTTTGCGGCGGGTTACTCACGCTACGTCGCCGAGCTGAAAGCGGGCGAGCATCCCGGTCGCCACGCCAGTTGCCGCGATGCCGAGTGGGTCACGCCGATCACTGCCACCGATATATACCGCCGCTATTTCCGGCTGTCGGTCCTGGCCAGTAGCTCGGTGTTTGTCAGCGAGATTGCCGGGGCCCAACCGCCGGTTGGGGGCCAGCAGCAGACCACCAGCAGCGTGGACCGCGCCGAATTCCCGCTCAGCAATGGCCTGGATATCGGCAGCAACATGTATGCACTATCGGCCGGTGCCACCCAGTCGGGCCAATCCATGCTGTTCGGCAATCCACATTTTCCGTGGATTGGCACCGAGCGGCTGTACCAGGCGCATATGACGATTCCGGGTGAACTCGACATCATGGGCGCCGCGCTATACGGCGTACCCGCCGCGCTGATCGGGTTTAACGAAAACGTGGCCTGGAGTCACACGGTTTCAACGGCCTACCGCTTCACGTTCTACGAGCTGACCCTGGCGCCTGGCGATCCGACCAGTTACGTGTTCGACGGCGAAACCGTGGCTATGGAGCCCACCGAGTACACCGTGCAGGTGCTGGAGTCCGACGGCTCCATCACCGAAGAGACCCGTACGCTATACAAGAGCCGCTTCGGCCCCATGCTGACGCTCACGGTCTCCGGGGTTCCGGTACTGCCCTGGGGCACGGACCGGGCCTATACGCTGCGCGATGCCAATGCCGAGAACACGCGGCTGATCAACCAGTTCTTCGAATGGAATCGCGCCGATTCGCTGGAAGAATTCATCGAGCTGCACGCCTCCGTGCTGGGCGTACCCTGGGTCAACACCATCGCTACCGGGCCCGGTGGGCAGGCGTACTACGGAGATGTGACCGTGGTGCCCAACGTGCCGGACAGCAAGGTCCAAGCCTGCCAAAGCACGGTGTCAGCCGCCTTTGCCCAGCTGGTTCCCGGACTGCCCGTGCTCTCCGGCAACCAGGCCAGCTGCGACTGGGACACCGACGAGGACGCTCCGGCACCCGGCATCTTCGGGCCGTCGAACCTGCCCACACTGGTCCGCGACGACTGGGTGCATAACTGCAATGACAGCTACTGGCTAACCCATCCGGAAGAGCCGATCACCGGCTTTGCGGCCATCATCGGCAACGAGGAATCGGCCCGCTCACTACGCACACGGCTTTGCATTCGCCACGTGCAGGAACGCCTGGACGGCAGCGATGGCCGGCCCGGCACGGGCTTTGCCGATCTGGCCGAGCTGCAGGACATCGTGTTGTCGAGCGCCGTGTACACCGCCCGCATTGCACTGGATGACGTGCTCGCTGATATCTGCCCAACCGGGACCGCAATCAGCAGTGGCGGCACGCCTGTCGATATTTCCGGCGCCTGCGCCGTCCTGGAAACCTGGGACCGCTCCAACAACCTGGATGCGGTGGGCGGTCATATCTGGCGGGAGTTCTGGCGCCGCGCCGACGACACCAGCCTGCCGCTGTGGCTGACGCCGTTCAGCGTGGATGACCCGGTCAACACGCCACGGGATCTCAACACCGCCAACCCGGAGGTCATTGCGGCGCTGGCTGATGCCGTGGAAGTGCTGGGCGATCAGGGCGTGGCACTGGATGCGACCATGGGCAGCCTGCAGACCTCGAACGTGCACGACCCGATCCCGATCTTCGGCGGTGAGGGCTTCGAAGGCTCATTCACCATTGCCGGCCGGGCCAATCTGGTCGACGGCGGCTATCCGGTTATCCGCGGTAACAGCTATATCCAGACCGTCACCTGGGACGACAATGGCGATCCGGTCGCCGAAGGCTTTGTGACCTACTCGCAGTCCACCGACCCGGCGTCACCGTACTTCCAGGACATGACGCAGGCCTATTCGGACAAGCAGTGGATTCCGTGGCGGTTCACCCCGGATCAAATCGCCGCCGACCCCAATCTCAGCGAGTTCCGCATCAGCGAGTAACACGCCGACCGGCCTGCGGTGCGCCCAAACCACCGCAGGCCGGTCTCCTTATCCGGCTCTTGTGGGCGACCGTCGTGGCGGCCTGGGGACTCGTGTCGCTGGCCGAATGTGGGGGCTGTATTGGCGAGGGACTGGGTGACGCTAAAAGTTGCGAAATTGCCGCTACGTTGGCTTCCTTTATCGAAGCGCTCCGATTATCAAGCTTGAATTCAGACACCAAGCGAGAAAATATTGTGGCAAGCTGACGTTAAGGCTCGTTGGAGTCGGGAAAGCTCTGACGGAGCGATTGGGGGCGTCAGCCAATGAACAAGAAGTCGCTCAGCGAACGCGACATCTGCACGAAGTTCATCACGCCGGCATTGGTCAAGGCCGGTTGGAACGTGCACGACCAGATTCGTGAAGAGGTCACGTTTACGGCGGGCCGCATCATCGTCCGTGGCCGTCTGCACGCCCGCGGCAAGAAACGGCGCGCGGACTATGTGCTGAGCTACAAGAAGAACCTCCCGATCGCCGTGATCGAGGCCAAGGACAACAACCACAGCCTGGGCGACGGCATGCAGCAGGCGCTGGCTTATGGCGAGGCGCTCGATGCACCGTTTCGAATCAGCAGCAACGGTGATGGTTTCCTCTTCCACGACAGCACGGGTCTTGGCGGCCCGGTCGAGCGTGAGCTGAGCTTAGACGAGTTCCCATCGCCCGAGGAGCTGTGGGCTAGATATCGGCAATACAAAGGGCTGGACGAAACGGCCCGCCCCACGGTTGAGCAGCCCTACTACGACGATGGCAGCGGCCGGGTCCCGCGCTACTACCAAACGGTGGCCATCAATCGTGCTGTTGAGGCGGTAGCGCGCGGTCAAGATCGCATCCTGCTGGTGATGGCCACCGGCACCGGTAAGACCTTCACAGCCTTTCAGATCATCTGGCGGCTGTGGAAGTCGAAGCACAAAAGGCGAATCCTCTTCCTAGCCGATCGCAACATCCTCGTCGATCAAACCAAGAACAACGACTTCAAGCCATTTGGTCAGGCCATGACCAAGGTCACCAACCGGTCAATCGACAAGTCCTTCGAGATCTACTTGTCGCTTTACCAGGCAGTCACAGGCGTTGAAGAAGAGAAGAACATCTACAAGGAGTTCTCGCCGGACTTCTTTGACCTGGTGGTGATCGACGAATGCCATCGCGGCAGCGCAGCGGCAGATTCATCATGGCGGGCCATTTTGGAGTACTTCTCCGGTGCCACGCACTTGGGCCTGACTGCCACGCCGAAGGAAACGAATGACGTTTCCAATACCGACTACTTCGGCGAGCCGGTCTACACCTACTCATTGAAGCAGGGCATCGAAGATGGCTTTCTCGCGCCCTACAAAGTTGTGCGTATCGATCTGGACAGGGATCTCGAAGGCTGGCGCCCAACCAAGGGTCAGGTCGATAAGCACGGCAACGAGATCGAAGACCGGATCTACAACCAGAAAGACTTTGATCGAACCCTGGTATTGGAAAAGCGCACGCCCGTCGTCGCGGCCAAGATCACTGAGTTTCTGGAGCGCACCGATCCGTATCAAAAGACCATCGTCTTCTGCGAAAACATCGATCACGCCGAGCGCATGCGCCAAGCGCTGGTCAATCTGAACCCCAAACGCATAGCCGAGAACTACAAGTACGTCATGCGCATCACGGGGGATGAAAACGAGGGCAAGGCCGAGCTCGACAACTTCATCAATCCGGAAGAGCGCTATCCCGTCATCGCCACAACCAGCAAGCTCATGACCACGGGCGTCGATGCCCAAACCTGCAAGCTCATCGTGCTGGATCAACGAATCCAGTCCATGACCGAGTTCAAACAGATCATCGGGCGTGGAACCCGCATCAACGACGACTACAACAAGCATTGGTTCACCATTCTCGACTTCAAGAAGGCAACCGAGCTGTTTGCGGACCCCAACTTCGACGGTGACCCGGTTCAGGTCTACAACCCCGCAGAGGGGGCGTCGCCCGTTCCGGAAGATGAGCAAGGCGTTGAAGGCGGCGTCGGCATCGCGGAAGACCCGGCCGAGTACGGCGCGGACGAAGGGGAGACTTGGACCAACGACGACACCGGTGCCGATGATGACGCCGGCGACGCCAAGATCACGAAGTTTTACGTCGACAATGTCGAAGTCTCCGTCGTGGCGGAACGCGTGCAATACCTCGATGCGCAAGGCGACCTCATCACCGAAAGCCTGAAGGACTACACCCGGAAGCGCGTACGGGAGCAGTTCGCCTCACTGGACGACTTTCTGCGTCGATGGTCAGGCGCCGACCGCAAGCAGGCCATCATCGACGAGCTGGCCGAGGCCGGTGTTTTTTGGGATGACCTCATTGCCGATGTACGCAAGAAGCTCGGTGACGACCCGGATCCCTTCGACGTGATCTGCCACATCGTCTTCGACCAGCCGCCGCTTACACGCAAACAGCGCGCCGACCAGTTGCGCAAAACCGGCTACTTCGACAAGTACGACGGCCCAGCCCGCCAGGTGCTTGATGGTCTGCTCACCAAATACACCGATGCCGGCATCGAGCCGGTGGAAGATGTGAAAGTACTGCGTCTCGATCCGTTCAGATCCATGGGCTCGCCGATTGAGTTGATTCAGGCCTTTGGTGGGAAGGAGAGCTACACCGACGCCGTTCGCCACCTGGAAGCCGCGCTGTACCACAGCGCCAACTAATCGATACAGAACCTAATAGCGATTCGATTCATGTCCATCAGCACCACCATCAAATCCATCCAGGACATCATGCGCAAGGACGCCGGCGTGGACGGCGACGCCCAGCGCATCGGCCAGCTCGTCTGGATGCTGTTCCTGAAGATCTATGACGATCGCGAGTTGGAATGGGAACTGATGGACGACGACTACCACTCGCCCATCCCCGAGCCCCTGCGCTGGCGCAACTGGGCGGCAGACCCCGAAGGGATCACCGGCGACGAGCTCAAAGCCTTCGTGGACAATCAGCTGTTCCCCGGTCTGCAGGCCCTCGAATCCCACGGCGACGATTACCGGGGCGTGGTCATTCGCAGCGTGTTCGAGGATGCCTACAACTACATGAAGTCCGGCCAGTTGATGCGTCAGGTCATCAACAAGCTGCAGGAAGGCATCGACTTCAACAAGATGCAGGAGCGCCACGCGCTAGGCGATGCTTACGAACAGATCCTCAAGGACCTGCAAAGCGCCGGTAACGCGGGCGAGTTCTACACCCCGCGCGCCGTCACCGAATTCATGGTCAATCGCGTGGATCCGAAGCTCGACGAGGTCGTCATGGACCCGGCCTGCGGCACCGGCGGCTTTCTCACCTGCACCATCGAGCACAAGCGCAAGCACTACGCCAAGACCCCGCAGGATGCCACCATCCTCCAGCGCAGCATCCGCGGCGTGGAAAAAAAGCCGCTGCCGCACCTGCTGGCCACCACCAACATGATCCTGCACGGCATCGAGGTGCCGAATCAGATCCGCCACGACAACACCCTCGCGCGCCCGCTGATCAGTTGGGGGCCAAAGGATCGCGTGGACGTGATCGTCGCCAACCCGCCCTTCGGCGGCATGGAAGAAGACGGCATCGAGACCAACTTCCCGCAGGCCTTCCGCACGCGGGAAACGGCCGACCTGTTCCTCACCCTGATCATCCACTTGCTCAAGGACGGTGGCCGCGCCGCCGTCGTGCTGCCGGATGGCTTCCTGTTTGGCGAGGGCATGAAGACCCGCCTCAAGGAAAAGCTGCTCACCGAGTGCGACCTTCACACCATCGTGCGCCTGCCCAACGGTGTGTTCGCGCCCTACACCAGCATCAAGACCAACCTGCTGTTCTTCACCAAGGGCAAGCCCACCAAAGAGGTCTGGTTCTACGAGCACCCATATCCCGAGGGCTACAAGAGTTACAGCAAGACGAAACCCATGCGGTTCGAGGAGTTCGAGCCCGAGATTGCCTGGTGGGGCAACGAGTCAGATGGCTTTGCCAGCCGCGAGGAGAGCGAATTCGCTTGGAAAGCAAGCCTCGAAGACATTCAGGCCCGCAGCTACAACCTGGACATCAAGAACCCGCACCAGGGCGAGCAAGTCAGCCACGATCCGGATGAGCTGCTGCAGCAGTACGCCGAGCAGCAAAAGGAGATTCAGAAGCTGCGCGATCAGCTCAAGAGCATTCTGGCCGAAGCGCTAGCCGGCAATCGGGATTCGGAATCGGCATGAGTGTGGAGAAGCTCATTACCGAGCACATGGACGTGTGGGCGAATTCGATAACGCCGAGAACGGCGGGTCGTGGTGGCAGCAGGAAGCTCGAACTGACCGGAGTCAAGAGACTTCGAGAGTTGATCCTCGAATTGGCTGTTCGGGGGCGGTTGGTTCCGCAGGGCGCTAATAGACGATCAGGAGAGGACCTGCGCATCGAATTGGCGGAAGCTAGAAAGCAGGCAATGAAGACTGGCGGCGGAAAGAATCAGAAGCCACTGAAGCCAGTTGAGGAGTCGGAAAAAGAGTTCCCGGAGCCGAATGGGTGGGCGTGGCTCCGATTGAGTGATGTTGGGCGAATTGTTGGAGGTGGGACGCCAAAATCGAAGGATCCGTCATGCTGGGCTGATGAGGGTGTTAAGTGGCTTACGCCGGCCGACTTGTATGGCTACAAGAGCAAGTACATATCCGCGGGGAGGCGTGATATCAGCCAGAAGGGCCTAGATACCTCATCGGCTGTAGTGCTCCCAGTCGGCACCGTCCTCTTTTCGAGTCGTGCGCCGATCGGTTACGTCGCGATTGCAAGCGCCGAGTTGGCGACGAATCAGGGGTTTAAGTCTTGTGTCCCTTTCATCGACGGCATGAGCGAGTACCTCTACTACTTCCTAATGCGTTCGGCTCGGCAAATCGACAGCGAAGCCAGCGGCACAACCTTCAAGGAGGTTTCGGGGGCTACTGTCGCGCGAGTATGCGTGCCGCTCCCACCGCTAGAGGAACAACACCGCATCGTCCAGAAAGTCGACGAGCTCATGGCGCTCTGCGACCGGCTGGAGCAGCAAACCGGCGATCAGATCGAAGCCCACGAGCGGCTGGTCGACACCCTGCTCGAAACCCTCACCCGCGCCGAAAACGCCACCGAACTGGCCGAAAACTGGGCGCGCGTAGAAGTGCACTTTGACACCCTCTTCACCACCGAACACAGCATCGACCGCCTCAAGCAAACCATCCTTCAGCTGGCGGTGATGGGGCGGTTGGTGCGGCAAACTTCATTGGGGAAATCGGCTGCAGAGTTTCTTCATGACCTCCGGCGGCTTCGAGATGAAGCTATAGCCGCTGGGCGAATCAAGAAGTCGAAACTTAGAAGTGAGGCCGCTTTGGAGGAGGTGCCTTTTAATCTTCCCGAATCATGGGCCTGGTGCCGGCTCCCGGAGTTAGGCGAGCTTGCAAGAGGCAAGTCCAAGCATCGCCCGCGTAATGACCCTGCGCTGTACGAACACGGCAAATTTCCCATGGTCCAAACAGGCGACGTTGCGCGCGCAAACAGGGCAATCACGACGCATACGGCGCTATACAACGAGAAAGGTGTTGCGCAAAGCAAGCTTTGGCGCAGGGGCACGCTATGCATCACCATTGCGGCAAACATTGGAGACACGGGAATACTAGGATTCGATGCCTGTTTTCCAGACAGCGTCGTCGGCTTCACGCCGTTTCATGACGAGTTGAAAACTGAGTATGTCGAGTATTTTCTGCGGACAGCGAAACGAAAGCTGACTGAATTCGCGCCCTCGACAGCGCAGAAGAACATTAACCTTGAAGTCTTAGAGAGCCTGCTTGTGCCGCTACCGCCGCCTGAAGAACTCGGACGTATCGTTCTGCGGGTGGATGAGCTGATGGCCATGTGCGACCGCCTCAAATCCGATATCCGAATGTCATCTGATTCGGAGTGCAAATTGGCCAACGCAATATTCTCCCGCTCAATGCATTAAGGACGGGCTACTTATGGCCATTGAACAAGGCATCTGGAAAATCGGCGATCACCCGCAGCAGTTGAAGCCCGCCGCGCTGGCCGACGAGGCCCTGCTCGAAGAGATGGTGATGAAAGACATTGCCATCCTGAACCGCGACTGGCTGCTGATCGGCCGTCAGGTCCGCACCAGCTACGACAAGCTCATCGACCTGCTGGCGATGGACGCCAACGGCTCGATCATTA
The Abyssibacter profundi DNA segment above includes these coding regions:
- a CDS encoding outer membrane lipoprotein-sorting protein, with product MPTLTKTPWFGGISLLLAAALPLGAQAQDAEARGLEIATEADARDTGWGDSVVDLTMILRNKNGDESIREMRSRALEVADDGDKSMIIFDQPRDVRGTALLTYSHKTGDDDQWLYLPALKRVKRIASSNKSGPFMGSEFAYEDLSSQEIEKYTYKYLRDETLDGEQVFVIERYPTDENSGYTKQIVWMDQAEYRPRKIEFYDRKNSHLKTLTLHEYQEYLDDYWRPGRMEMVNHQTGKSTTLKFENYAFQEGLDDRDFDQSALKRAR
- a CDS encoding acyl-CoA thioesterase, whose protein sequence is MSTTKFADLIGGMTAAPEQSLTFSEDWSQGRAIYGGLVGAVLYQAMRGQVPAERDLRAMTVAFVGPVAPETATVTSTVLRQGKSVTQMEARIIQHDQVCATATASFGGGRDSDIVIPGTARPEAPPPDQGLQLPQIPGMTPVFLQHYDLVWTQGGVPFSNTPQPDFAGWCRYRDPVGQGDAVLIGLLDVWPPSVLPMLNRPAPASSMTWSFDLLNPPGDAGAGDDWWYYDVHTQGARDGFAQADARLWRPDGQLAAVSRQSVVVFDKR
- a CDS encoding BON domain-containing protein, which encodes MNNSKHTDSQTPARRLTRGLVVVGLSVSPLALVAAPIGHHDTHHPVLSAAGDDVESGSERSFTGAAYDAFLEGRLVTAYTVNQSLNPFDLDVNVHKQKATIGGTVETEVQRDLAIEIASGMDAILDVDDEIAVEPELDTQARQDDGFGDTMDDASTTAAVKTRLLANDSTSGLSIDVDTNDSVVTLTGRVESDAEAELAKQIAYNTDGVHDVIDKLTVEDATS
- a CDS encoding porin family protein, giving the protein MNMTFKTLLASGLAATLCAPAALAQQADFDPYGYVGADIGYFRVESEEFPDDDDNVEDNRTSYRLRVGGRLTPVIGIEGGYTDFGDYDEGAATYTADGLTLAGVLHIPLGERASVYGKLGELFWDAEAEGPLGGRATTDGEDVFYGVGASLPLGEVVALNLGYERYALDDTDVDLAAVGLDLQFGGSRY
- a CDS encoding penicillin acylase family protein, with the protein product MRHSILGASTLAAALLLTSGCGSSQRIGDNAGGDDPVTGTLTYDAQIKRGSFGVPHITGNDYGDIGYGYGYVHAEDNLCVLAEDLITIQGERARYFGRDGTYTLQANGNTSNNVESDFFWRHVATAERVAALAADASPEAAAATAGFAAGYSRYVAELKAGEHPGRHASCRDAEWVTPITATDIYRRYFRLSVLASSSVFVSEIAGAQPPVGGQQQTTSSVDRAEFPLSNGLDIGSNMYALSAGATQSGQSMLFGNPHFPWIGTERLYQAHMTIPGELDIMGAALYGVPAALIGFNENVAWSHTVSTAYRFTFYELTLAPGDPTSYVFDGETVAMEPTEYTVQVLESDGSITEETRTLYKSRFGPMLTLTVSGVPVLPWGTDRAYTLRDANAENTRLINQFFEWNRADSLEEFIELHASVLGVPWVNTIATGPGGQAYYGDVTVVPNVPDSKVQACQSTVSAAFAQLVPGLPVLSGNQASCDWDTDEDAPAPGIFGPSNLPTLVRDDWVHNCNDSYWLTHPEEPITGFAAIIGNEESARSLRTRLCIRHVQERLDGSDGRPGTGFADLAELQDIVLSSAVYTARIALDDVLADICPTGTAISSGGTPVDISGACAVLETWDRSNNLDAVGGHIWREFWRRADDTSLPLWLTPFSVDDPVNTPRDLNTANPEVIAALADAVEVLGDQGVALDATMGSLQTSNVHDPIPIFGGEGFEGSFTIAGRANLVDGGYPVIRGNSYIQTVTWDDNGDPVAEGFVTYSQSTDPASPYFQDMTQAYSDKQWIPWRFTPDQIAADPNLSEFRISE
- the hsdR gene encoding EcoAI/FtnUII family type I restriction enzme subunit R; translated protein: MNKKSLSERDICTKFITPALVKAGWNVHDQIREEVTFTAGRIIVRGRLHARGKKRRADYVLSYKKNLPIAVIEAKDNNHSLGDGMQQALAYGEALDAPFRISSNGDGFLFHDSTGLGGPVERELSLDEFPSPEELWARYRQYKGLDETARPTVEQPYYDDGSGRVPRYYQTVAINRAVEAVARGQDRILLVMATGTGKTFTAFQIIWRLWKSKHKRRILFLADRNILVDQTKNNDFKPFGQAMTKVTNRSIDKSFEIYLSLYQAVTGVEEEKNIYKEFSPDFFDLVVIDECHRGSAAADSSWRAILEYFSGATHLGLTATPKETNDVSNTDYFGEPVYTYSLKQGIEDGFLAPYKVVRIDLDRDLEGWRPTKGQVDKHGNEIEDRIYNQKDFDRTLVLEKRTPVVAAKITEFLERTDPYQKTIVFCENIDHAERMRQALVNLNPKRIAENYKYVMRITGDENEGKAELDNFINPEERYPVIATTSKLMTTGVDAQTCKLIVLDQRIQSMTEFKQIIGRGTRINDDYNKHWFTILDFKKATELFADPNFDGDPVQVYNPAEGASPVPEDEQGVEGGVGIAEDPAEYGADEGETWTNDDTGADDDAGDAKITKFYVDNVEVSVVAERVQYLDAQGDLITESLKDYTRKRVREQFASLDDFLRRWSGADRKQAIIDELAEAGVFWDDLIADVRKKLGDDPDPFDVICHIVFDQPPLTRKQRADQLRKTGYFDKYDGPARQVLDGLLTKYTDAGIEPVEDVKVLRLDPFRSMGSPIELIQAFGGKESYTDAVRHLEAALYHSAN
- a CDS encoding type I restriction-modification system subunit M, with translation MSISTTIKSIQDIMRKDAGVDGDAQRIGQLVWMLFLKIYDDRELEWELMDDDYHSPIPEPLRWRNWAADPEGITGDELKAFVDNQLFPGLQALESHGDDYRGVVIRSVFEDAYNYMKSGQLMRQVINKLQEGIDFNKMQERHALGDAYEQILKDLQSAGNAGEFYTPRAVTEFMVNRVDPKLDEVVMDPACGTGGFLTCTIEHKRKHYAKTPQDATILQRSIRGVEKKPLPHLLATTNMILHGIEVPNQIRHDNTLARPLISWGPKDRVDVIVANPPFGGMEEDGIETNFPQAFRTRETADLFLTLIIHLLKDGGRAAVVLPDGFLFGEGMKTRLKEKLLTECDLHTIVRLPNGVFAPYTSIKTNLLFFTKGKPTKEVWFYEHPYPEGYKSYSKTKPMRFEEFEPEIAWWGNESDGFASREESEFAWKASLEDIQARSYNLDIKNPHQGEQVSHDPDELLQQYAEQQKEIQKLRDQLKSILAEALAGNRDSESA